In the genome of Raphanus sativus cultivar WK10039 chromosome 9, ASM80110v3, whole genome shotgun sequence, the window gtttatatatatgaaattatgaaCAAGTTTcttcgttgacaaaaaaaaaacaattggcATCCATATCCATTTCGAAGTCtaattgtttgtttggtttctCTCTTGTATGCAGGATGAGAGTTTCAAAAGTAGCCCCTGCGATTTCTTATATATCGTTTTTAGccttatatttttctttctacACAACAGCATCAGCTTCTTTAAACTCCTTACAAGATGACTTCATCAGCTGTCTCCACCAGAACACACACGTCGATTTTCCACTCGAGAAAACATTCTTCAGTCCTGAAAGGAACGCCTCGATGTACATTGAAGTACTTAACTCGACGGCTCAAAATCAACGATACTTGACCAAACCGATGCCTAAACCGGAATTCATATTCAAACCCGTTCACGAGACTCACGTCCAAGCTTCCATCGTATGTTCCAAGAAACTGGGAATTCATCTCCGTGTTAGAAGCGGTGGTCACGATTATGAAGGCGTCTCTTATGTTTCACAGATCGAAACACCGTTTATAATTATTGATCTGTCGAAACTAAGACAGGTCAACGTTGATATTGAAGACAATAGTGTTTGGGTTCAAGCTGGTGCTACGGTTGGTGAGCTTTACTACAGGTAAGTCTCGTTTTGTTTTACGCACCACTTTTATGTGATTGCGTTTACTAAATTATGAAAACtttctatataaatatcatatatattttttttttgaagactaataaatatcatattttaaaatattgaaaaaggcTTATTAGTTTGTCTATGTTAATCCATTTAGAAATCCACTGAAGCTTGTGGGTTATTAAATATCGAATATTTATGATGTGATTGGTGAGCTTTTTTTTATTAACGTTTGctaaatactccctccgttcttAAAAATAGGATTTtctggattttatttttgttccacaaagaaaaattttctatatttttaaggtacttttgtatacttttgaggtacttttgtatacttttgaggatcattaattatgaatatttgaattgattaaattttattggttgatagttattggaaattgtataaaatataaatagtaaactaaagttggaaaatatttattgtagtcttaataaacgtgaaaactctagaaaatcttacttttaGGAACAGAGAGAGTAGTACTTAACCCCATATGTTTTACTTcacaactagatcttgacccgtgcttCAAatcgcggaatattttacgatgaaaatttttactaataacttaataaatattttggtaatttttaaagagtgtgtatttaaaatattttttgcatttaaagtagtgtttttaaattcaacccgattgtgattatactgcttaatccggagatctgacaattcgatttaggtttttaaaatattcatatcaaaacaattactaaaacccgaaactaaccgattgaactgatggacgACTGAtgtgtaatctaatttgatttaaattgtaatagtttcataatttgtaatcttataatccaaattttaaagttcattattttgcaatttatgaaattatgacgtttctacaaaattttaaagagaaaatgatagatataaaataactaagattagttattgtattgtttggaaacattgatattagtataaaaaatatattatttggaaacattgataatactataaagaaataagtatatattgtttggaaacatggatagtagtataaaaaaaggaacattagtgatttaatgtaggtttaactataaagtataaaagtgtatttaatttacaaacttacaaaataaatgtgaggtccaatagaatgtttctgttttaataagatagatatgcaATGACAAATAGTAACCAAACAACTGCACACAAGAGAACACAATTTGACTATATAATCTTTGATTTGTTAAACTGTAGAATTTCAGAGAAGTCCAAGATTCATGGATGCCCTGCTGGTATATACCCGAGCTTAGGCATTGGTGGGCATATAACAGGTGGTGCATACGGTTCCTTGATGAGAAAGTATGGTCTTGCTGCAGATAACGTTCTAGACGCAAAGATCGTTGATTCTAACGGCAAGTTACTAGATAGAACCGCGATGGGAGAGGATATGTTTTGGGCGATTAGAGGAGGAGCAGGAGGGAGTTTTGGGATAATTTTTTCATGGAAGATCAAGCTTGTTCCTGTTCCTCAAACCATAACTGTCTTCACGGTCACCAAAACACTAGACCAAGACGCAGGATTCAAGATTCTTTCAAAGTGGCAACAAGTTGCGGACAAGCTTGTTGAAGATCTCTTCTTACGGGTGTTCCTAACCATAGCTGGAAGCAACGGAAACAAGACTGTGGCGATGTCATACATAGGTCAGTTTCTTGGCGATAAAGGCAACTTAATGGAGGTAATGCACAAGGGTTTTCCAGAACTAGGGCTAGCTCTGGAGGATTGTATAGAAATGAGCTGGATCGAATCCGTTATGTACTTCACTGGATTCTCGACAAGCACTCCCCCTGAGGATTTGCTTCAAGCAAAGTCACCTCTCGGAGAAGTTTACTTCAAAGCGAAATCCGATTTCGTTAAAAAACCTATTCCTGTTTTAGGTCTTGAAGGGATGATCAAGAAGtttcttgaagaagaagctgcgTTGATGATATGGACTCCTTACGGTGGAATGATGGGTAAAATCCCTGAATCTGAGATTCCTTTCCCGCATAGAAGTGGAATCACCTTCATGATTCAGTATTACAGGAGTTGGTCAGACACCGAGAAGAGACCAGACATGCGTATACAATGGATCAGAGAGTTGTACAGTTACATGACGCCTTATGTCTCAAGCAACCCAAGACAAGCATATGTGAACTACAGAGATCTAGACCTGGGACAGAACTATAACAACTCGAAGACATGCTTCAAACAAGCTCAAGTGTGGGGAGCAAAGTACTTCAAACACAATTTCAACAGACTGGTGaagattaaaacaaaatttgatcCAGAGAACTTCTTCCGCCACGAACAAAGTATCCCACCTCTTTTCCGAAGCTAAGCTAAGCTCATGGTTTTTACAGCAATATTTCAAATAAGAATAAAGAGCTTATAATAAAGTACTAGTTTAAGATCTCTGTCTAGTACAGAATAAACATTGTATTTACAAATTACTAGGATCAGACCCGCCCTACGGACGGGCCTTGTTCGAAAAATCGTTACGCGCTATGCGTGCGGTGCATTGGGGCCTAGCGATTTATCAGAAAATCGGAAAAAAATCGGGGAGTACGCGGGGAGgaattttctgtatttttatacgtataatattttatttatacgtATAGTACAAAATCatacaaatttatataataaaatttctagATTATCAGTGAAAGTTTGCATGACACGTGTTCCCATTGCAatacctgtttttttttgtttttaatgttttctttttaatcagtGGCAACACTGTAATTATGTCTTCCTCTTCCTATGCCCATCGTTTTTGTTTTCTGCATTTTCCACCATAGCTAATACAATAAATCTGTCACCAATCACTTAAATTCTGATGTTTTCTACTTATTTTTTCAGTAAATTTCTAGATTTCTCATGTCTTATACGATTTCAAGCACTGAAAACtccaaaaaaattttttttttgacaaatccGATTTTTCAACCGATTTGGATGAATTCGCCACGGTGTGTTGCCGAGTAGCGAATACTCGTCCGATTAAACAGTAACTCGGGCGAGTTTTAGAACAAGGCGGACGGGTAATCAAAAGAACGaaacaacataaatatatattagtatttgatttattttaattataaatttcacTATTTTTACTACAAATTTTactatttcttcttttttagaaattatatatttgtttctatattaaaacaattcataaaaatataaatattttactttattcacaaaattttcttttcttgaatttaatatttttaatacattttcttaaattttataatttagaaatcAGAAAAATccaatttattattatttttaaataagcaAGTGACATTAAAATATGGTATTAATTTCTACGGTTTATTATTTATGAATAACATGTTaggttatatatttatgtattattatattttgacaaatatgtttttttatgtttcttcaaattcacatcaacaaaatttttaaaacaataaatttcccaattgtttctttttttttatcaccaAGATTTAggctaaaacaaaaaataatagaaaaccACAACTATTTGATGTATTGGTAGCTATGAAGATTACTTGAGGAGCATATGATGTTTTGCTAATATATTAGTTCAAATGTTAAATAACTTCGAAAGAGCTTTTACAAATGATTAATAAATAACATTGAATTTTTTGGGCAACCAATAACATTGAATTCCTTATATTCTTTCGTTCTTTTAGATGGTGaatccaaattaaaaatattttaaggaGAAAATTATACATCTCAAATTCTTAATCTAAAAAAGATATTCAATTTAAAGTGAAACGTTTTCAGTTTAAAGTGAAacgttatataaaataataaaaaccccATACTTTAAAAAAACAGTAAACCACATCTCTCGAAAACTAAATTCGGTCAAACTAATAGTTGAATCCCGGATATGTAGCTTACTAAACCCAAATATTCACCCACTCAACCATTCCTCAATAGGAAAAagtattaaaactttttatgaaaaatgTGACTTGGCCCCTTCACTCGACCATATTTAGCTTCATCATCTGCCACAGATTCACCAGCTTCGATGTTGGCCTTTTGATCATATTCAACCCAGTATTCAACCCAGTGACTTTGATTTCTCCAATTCTAAATAACAACGTGAATTTAGAAATCGTAACAAAGCCACAAAACAAACTTTAACACATTAAAGTAAACTTACCATTTTGAAACCTATCCATGGTGACTTCCTCATCTTCTGaataaaaatatggaaaaaGTTAGAATACATACAAAAGTTAAGCTTCCCATTTCAATACAGATAACCATCATAGTATAAAAACATTGGAACTTGTTTATTTTTCCAATAAATGGAAATGGAACCTGTCTAACCAGTCACATGGATATATTTGTATAATCATGCGAGGAATCCAAGAATAAACTATGCATTAGCTTAATCTTAGTGTATTGAGTTCGAGATCACATAACTGTTATTGCTGTACTATTCACACTTGGTTCTTGAGACGCTATCTTCCGCGCAGAATTTGAGCCATAGCACCAGTTACCCAAAATAATTGGATTAGAGTCAAATTCCAAGTTTCAACTTAAAGAAAACAATCTTTC includes:
- the LOC108823874 gene encoding berberine bridge enzyme-like 25; protein product: MRVSKVAPAISYISFLALYFSFYTTASASLNSLQDDFISCLHQNTHVDFPLEKTFFSPERNASMYIEVLNSTAQNQRYLTKPMPKPEFIFKPVHETHVQASIVCSKKLGIHLRVRSGGHDYEGVSYVSQIETPFIIIDLSKLRQVNVDIEDNSVWVQAGATVGELYYRISEKSKIHGCPAGIYPSLGIGGHITGGAYGSLMRKYGLAADNVLDAKIVDSNGKLLDRTAMGEDMFWAIRGGAGGSFGIIFSWKIKLVPVPQTITVFTVTKTLDQDAGFKILSKWQQVADKLVEDLFLRVFLTIAGSNGNKTVAMSYIGQFLGDKGNLMEVMHKGFPELGLALEDCIEMSWIESVMYFTGFSTSTPPEDLLQAKSPLGEVYFKAKSDFVKKPIPVLGLEGMIKKFLEEEAALMIWTPYGGMMGKIPESEIPFPHRSGITFMIQYYRSWSDTEKRPDMRIQWIRELYSYMTPYVSSNPRQAYVNYRDLDLGQNYNNSKTCFKQAQVWGAKYFKHNFNRLVKIKTKFDPENFFRHEQSIPPLFRS